One genomic region from Paroceanicella profunda encodes:
- a CDS encoding cell wall hydrolase, whose translation MNGTSRPRGNRLHAEVSALNRADAEASMLVSSAQQRAISAEDRQSILSFSPEEIDLLPVARGGDEFKCLAEALYFEARGESIAGMVAVAEVILNRVESDDFPDTVCKVVNQGTGKLHQCQFSYTCDGRSDRIRNQAAYERVAKVARIMMDGQPRMLTGGATHYHTLRVRPRWTKNLSRTARIGAHVFYRNNA comes from the coding sequence GTGAACGGCACCAGCCGGCCACGCGGCAACCGGCTCCACGCGGAGGTCTCGGCGCTGAACCGGGCGGATGCGGAAGCCTCGATGCTGGTCTCCAGCGCCCAGCAGCGCGCGATCTCCGCGGAGGACCGCCAGTCCATCCTGTCCTTCAGCCCCGAGGAAATCGACCTGCTGCCCGTCGCGCGTGGCGGGGATGAGTTCAAGTGCCTGGCCGAGGCGCTCTACTTCGAGGCCCGTGGCGAGTCGATCGCCGGCATGGTGGCGGTGGCCGAGGTCATCCTGAACCGCGTCGAGAGCGACGATTTCCCCGACACCGTGTGCAAGGTGGTGAACCAGGGCACCGGCAAGCTGCACCAGTGCCAGTTCAGCTACACCTGCGACGGCCGCTCCGACCGCATCCGCAATCAGGCCGCCTACGAGCGCGTGGCCAAGGTGGCGCGGATCATGATGGATGGCCAGCCGCGCATGCTCACCGGCGGCGCCACCCATTACCACACGCTGCGGGTGCGCCCGCGCTGGACGAAGAACCTGTCGCGCACGGCCCGGATCGGCGCGCATGTCTTCTACCGCAACAACGCCTGA
- the ureC gene encoding urease subunit alpha: MSYRLPRADYAAMYGPTVGDRVRLADTDLIIEVEKDLTLYGEEVKFGGGKVIRDGMGQSQTPRAHGAVDTVITNALIVDWTGIVKADVALRDGRIAAIGKAGNPDTQPGVDIIVGPGTEVIAGEGRILTAGGFDSHIHFICPQQFDDALHSGVTTLLGGGTGPAHGTLATTCTPGAWHIGRMLQAMDAFPINVGIAGKGNASLPAALEEMILGGACALKLHEDWGTTPAAIDCCLTVADAYDIQVMIHTDTLNESGFVENTLAAIKGRTIHAFHTEGAGGGHAPDIIKLAGVEHVIPSSTNPTRPFTGNTIDEHLDMLMVCHHLSKSIPEDVAFAESRIRRETIAAEDILHDMGAMSIIASDSQAMGRIGEVLIRTWQTADKMKKQRGRLPEEQGDNDNLRVRRYIAKYTINPAIAHGMSREIGSVEVGKRADLVLWSPAFFGVKPEMVLVGGTIAMAQMGDPNASIPTPQPVYSRPMFGAFGGARTAGAVTFVSAAAHDAGIGRQLGLAKSTVAVDNTRGNIGKFSMRLNDACPKIEVDPETYEVRADGELLTCEPATELPMAQRYFLF; encoded by the coding sequence ATGTCCTATCGCCTGCCCCGTGCCGATTACGCGGCCATGTACGGACCGACGGTGGGAGACCGGGTTCGCCTGGCCGACACCGACCTGATCATCGAGGTGGAGAAGGACCTCACCCTCTACGGCGAGGAAGTGAAGTTCGGCGGCGGCAAGGTGATCCGGGACGGCATGGGCCAGAGCCAGACACCCCGCGCCCACGGCGCCGTGGACACCGTGATCACCAACGCGCTGATCGTGGACTGGACCGGCATCGTGAAGGCCGACGTCGCGCTGCGCGACGGCCGCATCGCCGCCATCGGCAAGGCCGGGAACCCGGACACCCAGCCGGGCGTGGACATCATCGTGGGCCCGGGCACGGAGGTGATCGCCGGCGAGGGCCGCATCCTCACCGCCGGCGGGTTCGACAGCCATATCCACTTCATCTGCCCGCAGCAGTTCGACGACGCGCTGCATTCGGGCGTCACCACCCTGCTCGGCGGCGGCACCGGCCCCGCGCACGGCACGCTGGCGACCACCTGCACCCCCGGCGCCTGGCACATCGGGCGCATGCTGCAGGCGATGGATGCCTTCCCGATCAACGTGGGCATCGCCGGCAAGGGCAACGCCTCGCTGCCCGCGGCGCTGGAGGAGATGATCCTGGGCGGCGCCTGCGCGCTGAAGCTGCACGAGGACTGGGGCACAACCCCCGCGGCCATCGACTGTTGCCTCACCGTGGCGGACGCCTACGACATCCAGGTGATGATCCACACCGACACGCTCAACGAGAGCGGCTTCGTGGAAAACACCCTCGCCGCCATCAAGGGCCGCACCATCCACGCCTTCCACACCGAGGGTGCGGGCGGCGGCCATGCGCCCGACATCATCAAGCTGGCGGGGGTGGAGCACGTGATCCCCTCCTCCACCAACCCCACGCGGCCCTTCACCGGCAACACCATCGACGAGCATCTCGACATGCTGATGGTCTGCCACCACCTCTCCAAGTCCATCCCCGAGGACGTGGCCTTCGCAGAGAGCCGCATCCGCCGCGAGACCATCGCCGCGGAGGACATCCTGCACGACATGGGCGCGATGTCGATCATCGCCTCCGACAGTCAGGCCATGGGGCGCATCGGCGAGGTTCTGATCCGCACCTGGCAGACCGCGGACAAGATGAAGAAGCAGCGCGGCCGCCTGCCCGAGGAACAGGGCGACAACGACAACCTGCGCGTGCGCCGTTACATCGCGAAATACACCATCAACCCGGCCATCGCGCACGGCATGTCGCGCGAGATCGGCTCGGTCGAGGTCGGCAAGCGCGCGGATCTCGTGCTGTGGTCGCCGGCCTTCTTCGGGGTGAAACCGGAGATGGTGCTGGTGGGCGGCACCATCGCCATGGCGCAGATGGGCGATCCGAATGCCTCGATCCCCACGCCGCAGCCGGTCTATTCCAGGCCGATGTTCGGCGCCTTCGGCGGTGCGCGCACCGCAGGCGCGGTGACCTTCGTGAGTGCGGCGGCCCATGACGCGGGCATCGGCCGGCAGCTTGGTCTGGCCAAGAGCACCGTCGCGGTGGACAACACCCGGGGCAACATCGGCAAGTTCTCCATGCGGCTGAACGATGCCTGCCCGAAGATCGAGGTCGATCCGGAGACCTACGAGGTGCGCGCCGACGGCGAGCTGCTCACCTGCGAGCCGGCCACGGAACTGCCGATGGCACAGCGCTACTTCCTGTTCTGA
- a CDS encoding c-type cytochrome: MEAIGACGNCHTPFGPNGPDQGRALSGRLVDDNPAFTAYAPNITPAGPVGSWSDADLARAIREGLRPDGTLIGPPMPIGLYRGLSDSDLAAIVAYLRTVPAVENTVPPSVYRIALPPSWGPPVDHVADVPAGQTIAYGAYLAGPVAHCMECHTPMTPQGPDHDNPGAGGMVFNGPWGESVAANLTPHPEGIARWSDADLARMITTGTRPDGTQMLPPMGYGYYAQAKPEDISAIILYLRALPPRPTPERP; this comes from the coding sequence GTGGAAGCGATCGGCGCCTGCGGCAATTGCCACACCCCCTTCGGCCCGAACGGACCGGACCAGGGCCGCGCCCTGTCCGGGCGGCTGGTGGATGACAACCCGGCCTTCACTGCCTATGCGCCCAACATCACGCCGGCGGGCCCGGTGGGCAGCTGGAGCGACGCGGACCTGGCCCGCGCCATCCGCGAGGGCCTGCGGCCGGACGGCACGCTGATCGGGCCACCCATGCCCATCGGTCTCTATCGCGGGCTGTCGGACAGTGATCTCGCCGCGATCGTGGCCTATCTGCGCACGGTGCCTGCGGTGGAAAACACCGTTCCGCCCTCGGTTTACCGGATCGCGCTGCCACCGTCCTGGGGGCCGCCGGTCGACCATGTGGCGGATGTGCCGGCGGGGCAGACGATTGCCTATGGCGCCTATCTCGCCGGACCGGTGGCGCATTGCATGGAGTGTCACACGCCGATGACCCCGCAGGGCCCCGACCATGACAACCCGGGCGCCGGCGGCATGGTCTTCAACGGTCCCTGGGGGGAATCCGTGGCCGCGAACCTCACCCCGCATCCGGAGGGCATCGCACGTTGGAGCGACGCGGACCTGGCCCGGATGATCACCACCGGAACCCGCCCGGACGGCACGCAGATGCTGCCGCCCATGGGCTACGGCTACTACGCTCAGGCTAAGCCGGAAGATATCTCCGCCATCATCCTGTACTTGCGCGCGCTGCCGCCGCGCCCGACGCCGGAGCGCCCGTGA
- a CDS encoding urease subunit beta produces the protein MIPGEVFPLPGDIELNAGAQVTVLTVANTGDRPVQVGSHYHFAEANAGLDFDRDAARGKRLDIPAGTAVRFEPGQTREVSLVDYGGDRKVYGFNGAVMGPL, from the coding sequence ATGATTCCCGGAGAAGTGTTTCCGTTGCCCGGCGATATCGAACTCAACGCCGGCGCGCAGGTCACGGTGCTGACCGTGGCCAACACCGGGGACCGCCCCGTGCAGGTCGGCAGCCACTACCATTTCGCCGAGGCGAACGCGGGGCTGGACTTCGATCGCGATGCGGCACGCGGCAAGCGCCTCGACATTCCGGCCGGCACAGCGGTGCGCTTCGAGCCCGGGCAGACCCGTGAGGTCTCCCTCGTCGACTATGGCGGGGACCGCAAGGTCTACGGGTTCAACGGCGCGGTGATGGGCCCGCTCTGA
- a CDS encoding urease subunit gamma, which produces MNLSPREKDKLLVSMAAEVARKRLERGVKLNHPEAIALITDFVVEGARDGRTVADLMSSGADVIRRDQCMEGIAEMIPEVQVEATFPDGTKLVTVHQPIR; this is translated from the coding sequence GTGAATCTGAGCCCGCGGGAAAAGGACAAGCTTCTGGTCTCCATGGCCGCGGAGGTTGCCCGGAAACGGCTTGAACGTGGGGTGAAGCTCAATCACCCCGAGGCCATTGCTCTCATTACCGATTTCGTCGTCGAAGGTGCGCGCGATGGCCGTACCGTCGCAGATCTCATGTCCAGCGGTGCCGACGTCATCCGTCGGGACCAGTGCATGGAGGGAATCGCGGAGATGATTCCCGAGGTGCAGGTAGAAGCGACGTTTCCGGACGGAACCAAACTGGTAACCGTCCATCAGCCGATCCGCTAG
- a CDS encoding dihydroneopterin aldolase produces the protein MTEDPALAFEAPQARPGTARPLPLDRISVRDHVRSVEIGAFRSERGVEQRLRFNITLEVSHHAAAQDDDVDKVLSYDTILEALDTEIAAERINLLETLAERVAARCLADPRAVRAFVRIEKLDRIPGSLGVEIVRGTLPPDAQLLRPVRAEAPAPRPDAPRPLVLRLAGEIGADWIDALAACGRPVLLVPHPEPHRTDGAGPEGALRIRLLAMEQAAWRLAGGDARLTVTETRTEIDHALKSGRIAVWAPAHVVMGARPVPQDVSESGLAAWLAGTLGACNRGVLGAEEASAAEERFGLPDVSRFRAWAEACADTTA, from the coding sequence ATGACCGAAGATCCCGCCCTGGCTTTCGAGGCCCCGCAGGCCCGCCCGGGCACCGCCCGGCCGCTGCCGCTTGACCGTATCTCGGTGCGCGATCACGTGCGCTCGGTGGAGATCGGCGCCTTCCGCTCCGAACGGGGCGTGGAGCAGCGGCTGCGCTTCAACATCACGCTGGAGGTGTCGCATCACGCCGCCGCCCAGGACGATGACGTGGACAAGGTGCTGTCCTACGACACCATCCTCGAGGCGCTGGACACGGAGATCGCGGCCGAGCGCATCAACCTGCTCGAAACCCTGGCCGAGCGCGTGGCCGCGCGCTGCCTTGCCGATCCGCGCGCCGTGCGCGCCTTCGTGCGCATCGAGAAGCTGGACCGGATTCCCGGCTCGCTGGGCGTGGAGATCGTGCGCGGCACGCTGCCGCCGGACGCGCAGCTGCTGCGCCCGGTGCGCGCGGAGGCCCCGGCACCGCGGCCCGACGCGCCGCGGCCCCTCGTGCTGCGCCTCGCCGGGGAGATCGGCGCTGACTGGATCGATGCGCTCGCCGCCTGCGGACGGCCGGTGCTGCTGGTGCCGCACCCGGAGCCGCATCGCACCGACGGGGCAGGGCCGGAGGGCGCGCTGCGCATCCGCCTGCTCGCCATGGAGCAGGCCGCCTGGCGCCTCGCGGGGGGGGACGCCCGCCTCACCGTCACCGAAACCCGCACCGAAATCGACCACGCGCTGAAATCCGGCCGCATCGCGGTCTGGGCGCCCGCGCATGTGGTGATGGGGGCCCGGCCGGTGCCGCAGGACGTGTCGGAATCCGGGCTCGCGGCCTGGCTGGCCGGCACGCTGGGCGCCTGCAACCGGGGGGTTCTGGGCGCGGAGGAGGCCTCCGCGGCCGAGGAACGCTTCGGCCTGCCGGACGTTTCCCGGTTCCGGGCCTGGGCGGAAGCCTGCGCTGACACAACTGCTTAA
- a CDS encoding SulP family inorganic anion transporter: protein MTRTTLRADAIAGFTGAAVVLPQGVAFATIAGLPPEFGIYTAIVAGLVAALFGSSMVMVSGPTTALSVIIYTTLSPLAEPGSPSYIELMLQLTVMVGVIQLAAGFARMGSVVSFVSHSVMTGFTAAAAILIVVSQLPTALGVQIPGGGTVFERLERVAFALPETNLTALLLSGVTLAAVVLLQRFSRVLPGFLLALVLGSLLGWVLQADLLGVRMVGALPGALPDLRVPDFNTSDTPDLAKGAFAIALIGLLEAVSIGRAMAIRRRERFNATQEIFGQAASNIVGGFFQNYASSGSFTRTGVNVEMGARTPLATVFASLFLALMMLLVLPLIAHIPRPAMAGLILYVAYRLIDQREIRHVIRSSRGESAVLGVTFLSGLLIELDFAIYVGVIASLLLFLHKSSQPAVMVGAPKLVNGARKFVGAKDANLSECPQITIIRIDGLIYFGSVEHIEREFRKVEREHPQQRIKVLILKSVGDIDLAGADLLIEEIRTARRKGGDFHLIAQTTNMLGRLRRLQVIEELGHEKLHANKGEAIAAAVADADNEICRGCRIRLFHECATKPGAHAAMRELGY from the coding sequence ATGACCCGCACGACCCTGCGGGCGGACGCCATTGCCGGCTTCACCGGCGCTGCCGTCGTGCTTCCCCAGGGCGTCGCCTTCGCAACCATCGCCGGGTTGCCGCCGGAATTCGGCATCTACACCGCCATCGTCGCGGGCCTCGTCGCGGCGCTGTTCGGCTCGTCCATGGTGATGGTGAGCGGGCCGACCACGGCGCTCTCCGTCATCATCTACACCACCCTCTCGCCGCTGGCGGAGCCGGGCTCGCCGAGCTACATCGAGCTGATGTTGCAGCTCACCGTGATGGTGGGGGTGATCCAGCTCGCCGCCGGCTTCGCGCGCATGGGCTCGGTGGTGTCCTTCGTCTCGCACTCGGTGATGACCGGCTTCACCGCCGCCGCCGCCATCCTCATCGTGGTGAGCCAGCTTCCCACCGCGCTGGGGGTGCAGATCCCCGGCGGAGGCACGGTGTTCGAGCGGCTGGAGCGCGTGGCCTTCGCCCTGCCGGAGACCAACCTCACCGCGCTGCTGCTCTCCGGGGTCACCCTGGCGGCGGTGGTCCTGCTGCAGAGGTTCTCCCGCGTGCTGCCGGGGTTCCTGCTCGCGCTGGTGCTCGGCTCGCTGCTCGGCTGGGTGCTGCAGGCGGACCTGCTGGGCGTGCGGATGGTGGGTGCCCTGCCGGGGGCGCTGCCGGACCTGCGCGTGCCGGATTTCAACACGTCCGACACGCCCGATCTCGCCAAGGGCGCCTTCGCCATCGCGCTGATCGGCCTGCTGGAGGCGGTGTCCATCGGCCGCGCCATGGCCATCCGGCGCCGCGAACGCTTCAACGCCACGCAGGAGATCTTCGGCCAGGCGGCCTCCAACATCGTGGGCGGCTTCTTCCAGAACTACGCCAGCTCGGGCTCCTTCACCCGCACCGGGGTGAACGTGGAAATGGGCGCGCGCACGCCGCTGGCCACGGTGTTCGCCAGCCTGTTCCTCGCCCTCATGATGCTGCTGGTGCTGCCGCTGATCGCGCATATCCCGCGGCCGGCGATGGCCGGGCTCATCCTTTACGTCGCCTACCGGCTGATCGACCAGCGCGAGATCCGCCATGTCATCCGCTCCTCGCGCGGGGAGAGCGCGGTGCTGGGGGTCACCTTCCTCTCGGGCCTGCTGATCGAGCTCGACTTCGCCATTTACGTCGGCGTCATCGCCTCGCTGCTGCTGTTCCTGCACAAGAGCTCGCAACCGGCGGTGATGGTGGGCGCGCCGAAGCTGGTGAACGGCGCGCGCAAGTTCGTCGGCGCGAAGGACGCGAACCTCTCCGAGTGCCCGCAGATCACCATCATCCGCATCGACGGGCTGATCTACTTCGGCTCGGTGGAGCATATCGAGCGCGAGTTCCGCAAGGTCGAGCGCGAGCATCCCCAGCAGCGCATCAAGGTGCTGATCCTGAAATCGGTGGGCGACATCGACCTCGCCGGCGCGGACCTTCTGATCGAGGAGATCCGCACCGCGCGGCGCAAGGGCGGGGATTTCCACCTCATCGCGCAGACCACGAACATGCTCGGCCGCCTGCGCCGGCTGCAGGTCATCGAGGAGTTGGGGCACGAAAAGCTCCATGCGAACAAGGGCGAAGCCATCGCCGCTGCCGTGGCGGACGCGGATAACGAGATCTGCCGCGGCTGCCGCATCCGGCTGTTCCACGAATGCGCCACCAAGCCCGGCGCCCATGCGGCAATGCGCGAACTCGGCTACTGA
- a CDS encoding thioredoxin family protein produces the protein MASLAPPVCEFGRPAPAFVLSDTFGTPRSRDQVMGPRGMLLAFICNHCPYVRAVIDRFVRDAAALQGLGIGVAAIMSNDWEAYPADAPEQMSVFAARHGFTFPYLIDTDQSVARAYGAVCTPDFFGYDAKGGLQYRGRLDASRKEAGPADLRRDLFEAMRMVAETGAGPAEQVASIGCSIKWRAA, from the coding sequence ATGGCCTCTCTGGCCCCGCCTGTCTGTGAGTTCGGCCGCCCCGCACCCGCCTTCGTGCTGTCCGACACCTTCGGCACCCCCCGCAGCCGCGACCAGGTGATGGGCCCGCGCGGCATGCTCCTGGCCTTCATCTGCAACCATTGCCCCTACGTGCGCGCGGTGATCGACCGGTTCGTGCGCGATGCCGCCGCGCTGCAGGGGCTGGGCATCGGCGTGGCCGCCATCATGTCGAACGACTGGGAGGCCTATCCGGCCGATGCCCCGGAGCAGATGTCCGTCTTCGCCGCCCGCCACGGTTTCACCTTTCCCTACCTGATCGACACGGACCAGTCCGTCGCCCGCGCCTATGGTGCGGTTTGCACGCCGGATTTCTTCGGGTATGACGCGAAGGGCGGCCTGCAATACCGCGGCCGCCTTGACGCGAGCCGCAAGGAAGCCGGCCCCGCGGACCTGCGCCGCGACCTCTTCGAGGCGATGCGCATGGTGGCCGAAACCGGTGCCGGGCCGGCGGAACAGGTCGCGTCGATAGGATGTTCGATAAAATGGCGGGCAGCATGA
- a CDS encoding HAD-IA family hydrolase — protein MTANIIFDLDGTLVDSAPSLCAAGNRLVEELGRAPVSVETYKSFVGRGIPRQVEGLLEHTGGVPGELSVHLARFREIYDENPLVATRPYDGVAAALERLRAAGHRLGVCTQKPTIPGRRVLGGLGLSAWFDSFTFGDSIAVMKPDPEMIRHTLQDMGPGPVVFVGDSETDSATAANFGCPFVIHEHGYRKRPWQEIAHSAHFGHWDAAADCILAALEAPHAAAGALRLS, from the coding sequence ATGACAGCCAACATCATCTTCGATCTCGACGGCACGCTGGTGGACAGCGCGCCCTCGCTCTGTGCCGCGGGAAACCGTCTGGTGGAGGAGCTTGGCCGCGCGCCGGTCAGTGTCGAGACCTACAAGAGCTTCGTCGGCCGGGGCATCCCGCGGCAGGTGGAGGGGCTCTTGGAACACACCGGCGGCGTGCCCGGGGAGCTCTCGGTGCACCTGGCGAGGTTTCGTGAGATCTATGATGAAAATCCGCTGGTTGCGACACGTCCTTACGACGGCGTGGCAGCGGCGCTGGAGCGGCTGCGCGCCGCCGGCCACCGGCTGGGCGTTTGCACGCAGAAGCCCACCATCCCGGGCCGGCGCGTGCTCGGCGGCCTCGGTCTCTCGGCCTGGTTCGACAGCTTCACCTTCGGTGACAGCATTGCCGTGATGAAACCGGACCCGGAGATGATCCGCCACACGCTGCAGGACATGGGCCCGGGCCCCGTGGTGTTCGTGGGCGACAGCGAGACGGATTCCGCCACGGCGGCGAATTTCGGCTGCCCCTTCGTGATCCATGAGCATGGGTACCGCAAGCGGCCCTGGCAGGAGATCGCCCACAGCGCGCATTTCGGCCATTGGGACGCGGCGGCGGACTGCATTCTGGCCGCGCTCGAGGCACCCCATGCCGCCGCCGGGGCGCTGCGCCTCTCCTGA
- a CDS encoding phosphoadenylyl-sulfate reductase gives MTDPRSVNGDKLVSLPAPTVAHALSRLAEGNTPQQILKTALTRDFPGRIALVSSFGAESAPLLHMVSQIDKSTPVLFLETGMLFPATLSYQQDLAETLGLTDVRVIRPSREDLLVADPNGQLHKEDPDACCGIRKTLPLNRALEGFSAWITGRKRYQSSSRAELEFFDADADGRIKVNPLAMWDAHQIRAYMEEHQLPLHPMVSENFPSIGCAPCTTPVAPGEDPRAGRWRGREKVECGIHIVDGKVIREEIREHEGVVASFM, from the coding sequence ATGACAGATCCCAGATCCGTGAACGGCGACAAGCTCGTCTCGCTGCCCGCGCCCACTGTGGCGCATGCCCTCTCGCGCCTGGCGGAAGGCAACACGCCGCAGCAGATCCTGAAGACCGCGCTCACCCGGGACTTTCCGGGGCGGATCGCGCTCGTCTCCTCCTTCGGGGCCGAGAGCGCGCCGCTGCTGCACATGGTCTCGCAGATCGACAAATCCACGCCGGTGCTGTTCCTGGAGACCGGGATGCTGTTCCCGGCTACGCTGAGCTACCAGCAGGACCTGGCGGAGACGCTTGGCCTCACCGATGTGCGGGTGATCCGCCCCTCGCGGGAAGACCTGCTGGTGGCGGACCCGAACGGCCAGTTGCACAAGGAAGATCCGGACGCCTGCTGCGGCATCCGCAAGACCCTGCCGCTGAACCGCGCGCTGGAAGGGTTCTCCGCCTGGATCACCGGTCGCAAGCGCTACCAGTCCTCCAGCCGGGCCGAGCTGGAGTTCTTCGACGCCGATGCCGACGGGCGCATCAAGGTGAACCCCTTGGCCATGTGGGACGCGCACCAGATCCGCGCCTACATGGAGGAACACCAGTTGCCCCTGCACCCGATGGTGAGCGAGAACTTCCCGTCCATCGGCTGCGCCCCCTGCACCACGCCGGTCGCCCCGGGCGAAGACCCGCGTGCCGGCCGCTGGCGGGGCCGCGAGAAGGTGGAATGCGGCATCCACATCGTCGACGGCAAGGTGATCCGCGAAGAGATCCGCGAACATGAGGGCGTCGTCGCCTCCTTCATGTGA
- a CDS encoding DUF934 domain-containing protein, producing the protein MPTLRDINGILEDAWTRLDEGADAPAGPAIYPFPGDVAGNDPALIGIHVSNDVDPEAVVPMFERVSLISVAFPAFTDGRGFSIARRLRALGYTGRLRAAGPVIADQFRYLLECGFDEVEVPDALAARQPQEQWARAADEVTLSYQRGYAGRSNILEARRAARDV; encoded by the coding sequence ATGCCGACGCTGCGTGACATCAACGGCATCCTGGAGGATGCCTGGACCCGTCTGGACGAGGGCGCCGACGCGCCCGCCGGCCCGGCGATCTATCCGTTCCCCGGCGATGTGGCCGGCAATGACCCGGCACTGATCGGCATCCACGTCAGCAATGATGTGGACCCGGAAGCGGTGGTTCCCATGTTCGAACGGGTGTCGCTGATTTCCGTTGCCTTTCCGGCCTTTACCGACGGTCGTGGCTTCTCCATCGCCCGGCGCCTGCGCGCGCTCGGCTACACGGGGCGCCTGCGCGCCGCGGGGCCGGTGATCGCCGACCAGTTCCGCTACCTGCTCGAATGCGGGTTCGACGAGGTGGAGGTGCCGGACGCGCTGGCAGCCCGCCAGCCGCAGGAGCAGTGGGCGCGCGCGGCCGACGAGGTCACGCTGTCCTATCAGCGCGGCTATGCCGGTCGGTCCAACATCCTGGAGGCGCGCCGGGCGGCGCGGGACGTGTGA
- a CDS encoding nitrite/sulfite reductase has protein sequence MYSYDEFDERFVRERVAQFRDQVARRLDGSLTEEEFRPLRLMNGLYLQLHAYMLRIAIPYGTMNGRQMRQLGVIAEKWDRGYGHFTTRQNIQFNWPKLKDIPEILEALADVGMHAIQTSGNCIRNTTSDPFSGVATDEIEDPRVTCELIRQWSSLHPEFTFLGRKFKIAVTGASQDRAAIRVHDIGIEIVKNDAGETGYRILVGGGLGRTPMIGKELRAFLPRAELLPYLEACLRVYNMHGRRDNKYKARIKILVHELGIDTYREHVEAEFARIDRANTAADMAEFARIAEQFAPPAYPELPDESAIFERARKAHPDFAHWVDQNGFAHRVPGFLAVTVSLKPVGGAPGDATAEQLRVLAEAAEQYSMDELRITHEQNVVLPNVKKDELFALWTLLKSQGLDAPNKGLVTDIIACPGLDYCALATARSIPVAQEISKRFSDPARMADIGPLAIKISGCINACGHHHVGHIGILGLDKAGVESYQITLGGDPANDASLGDRTGPGFAYDQVPGVIETLVETYLGLREPRETFLQTYRRVGMAPFKEALYADAA, from the coding sequence ATGTACAGCTACGATGAATTCGATGAACGTTTCGTTCGTGAGCGTGTCGCGCAGTTCCGCGACCAGGTCGCGCGCCGGCTCGACGGCAGCCTGACGGAGGAGGAGTTCCGGCCCCTGCGGCTGATGAACGGGCTCTACCTGCAGCTTCACGCCTACATGCTGCGCATCGCCATCCCCTACGGCACGATGAACGGCCGGCAGATGCGCCAGCTCGGCGTGATCGCGGAGAAGTGGGACCGTGGCTACGGCCATTTCACCACCCGCCAGAACATCCAGTTCAACTGGCCCAAGCTCAAGGACATCCCGGAGATCCTGGAGGCGCTGGCCGACGTGGGCATGCACGCCATCCAGACCTCGGGCAACTGCATCCGCAACACCACCTCGGACCCGTTCTCCGGTGTCGCCACCGACGAGATCGAGGACCCGCGCGTGACCTGCGAGCTGATCCGCCAGTGGTCGTCGCTGCACCCGGAATTCACCTTCCTGGGCCGCAAGTTCAAGATTGCCGTCACCGGCGCCAGCCAGGACCGCGCCGCGATCCGCGTGCATGACATCGGCATCGAGATCGTGAAGAACGACGCGGGCGAGACCGGCTACCGCATCCTCGTGGGCGGCGGCCTGGGCCGCACGCCGATGATCGGCAAGGAGCTGCGCGCCTTCCTGCCGCGCGCCGAGCTGCTGCCCTATCTGGAAGCCTGCCTGCGCGTGTACAACATGCACGGCCGGCGCGACAACAAGTACAAGGCGCGCATCAAGATCCTGGTGCACGAACTGGGCATCGACACCTACCGCGAGCATGTGGAGGCCGAATTCGCCCGCATCGACCGCGCGAACACCGCCGCCGACATGGCCGAGTTCGCCCGCATCGCCGAGCAGTTCGCCCCGCCCGCCTACCCGGAGCTGCCCGACGAAAGCGCCATCTTCGAGCGTGCCCGCAAGGCGCATCCGGACTTCGCGCACTGGGTGGACCAGAACGGCTTCGCGCACCGCGTGCCCGGGTTCCTGGCCGTGACCGTGTCGCTGAAGCCGGTGGGCGGCGCGCCGGGCGATGCCACCGCCGAGCAGCTGCGCGTGCTGGCCGAGGCCGCCGAGCAGTATTCGATGGACGAGCTGCGCATCACCCATGAGCAGAACGTGGTCCTGCCCAACGTGAAGAAGGACGAGCTCTTCGCCCTCTGGACCCTGCTGAAGAGCCAGGGCCTGGACGCGCCGAACAAGGGGCTGGTGACCGACATCATCGCCTGCCCCGGGCTCGACTACTGCGCGCTGGCCACCGCCCGCTCCATCCCCGTGGCGCAGGAGATCTCGAAGCGCTTTTCCGACCCGGCCCGCATGGCCGACATCGGGCCGCTCGCCATCAAGATCTCCGGCTGCATCAATGCCTGCGGCCACCACCACGTGGGCCATATCGGCATCCTGGGCCTCGATAAGGCCGGGGTGGAGAGCTACCAGATCACCCTTGGCGGCGACCCCGCCAACGATGCCAGCCTCGGAGACCGCACCGGCCCCGGTTTCGCCTATGACCAGGTGCCCGGCGTGATCGAGACGCTGGTGGAGACCTATCTCGGGCTGCGCGAGCCGCGCGAGACGTTCCTGCAGACCTACAGACGGGTCGGAATGGCCCCGTTCAAGGAGGCACTTTATGCCGACGCTGCGTGA